TGAGGGAATTCGTGCAGACCGAGATAAGTTTGGCTTGCCTAGAGACAAGCTTCTGTTTGTCTCGAGTTTCGATCCCCACCACGATCCCGCTCGCAAAAACCCGTTCGGCGCGGTAGATGCTTTTTTGCAAGCCTTCCCCGGCATTTCGGACGATGCTGGCGCACCCCACCTCGTCGTAAAGTTGAATAACGCAGAAGTAACCACGCCGGGTTGCGATCCTATGCGCTTGGTAAAAGAATTGAAAACGCGATGTGTCGGCAACCCCCGAGTTCACTTTATCGCCAAATCGCTGAGCTATCCGGACGTGCTAAGTCTTTACGCTAGCTGCGACATATTCGTCTCTATGCACCGCGCGGAAGGATTGGGACTTGGGCCATTGGAATGCATGGCGCTAGGCAAGCCAGTGATCGCAACCGGGTGGTCGGGCAACATGTCGTTTATGCGGCATACGAATTCGTGTCTGGTCGGGTTCGATTTGGTGCCGTATTCCGGCATGGCAGCCAACGGCCCAGACCAACTTGGAAAACGCGCGCTGTGGGCAGAGCCACATATCGACGAAGCCGCCGACTGGATGCAGCAATTAGCCTCGAACCCCGAATTACGCAAAAAAATCGGAAGCCAAGCGACCAGCGACGCCAAGGCCTATCACGCCGCATCCGAGCAAATTACGTTCATGAGCGACTTGAAGGCAATTCTGGAGGAAAGAGCTTTTTTATCGCGCAGACAAAAAAGCAAACTGACCGATACCGCGGCATTAAGAGCGGCCGAAGCGCAATTCAATTATTTCGGGTTGCCCGGTTTTAAAAGAAGATGCGCAGACATTCTTGACAAACATATTCTGTGGCGTATCAAACAGACTAATTCGGATGGGGCGGCATAACCGTCTCAACCGCCAATGCCAGCTACGGCTCTGCAAACGCTATCCACCGAAATTGAGCTAACTTCGTGACTATTTACTATCTTTGCCCTGAACACGATACTCCTGCGGGAGGCATACGAGTTATTTATCAACATGTCGACATATTAAATCGTAACGGAATTGCGGCGTATGTGGTTCATAACAATCCTGGATTTCGGGTGAGTTGGTTTGAAAATGAAACTTCGATTGTCTATTGGCGCAACTCTCCAATTGAGCGCATTCGTGGCAAGCTTAAACGCCGTTTTTACCCCGACCAAGTTGTAGAGCTACACATAAAAGGCGGCAAACAAGCTACTATTGGCGCAAACGACATTCTCGTAATCCCAGAACTCTATGGTCCAGACTTGGCATGGGAATATGGTAAAGGTATTAAAAAAGTCATTTTAAACCAAGGATGCTACCTAACCTTCAATGGTTATTCGCTAAATAAAAAACGCCTGATAACCCCTTATCACGATCCCGATACGATCGCTACCCTAGTCAATTCAAAAAATGGCGAAGACTATTTGAAACACGTTTTTCCCGACCTAACACTACACCGTTTTAGACTTTCAATCGATCCTAATATATTTTATTTCCAAGCCGAAAAGAAAAAGCAACTTTGTTTCTCCCGCATAAAGAATCAGCAAGACGCGATGCAAGTCATCAATATTCTTAAATTTCGAGGAGCTCTCGAGGACTTTGATATCGTGCCATTTATTAATTTACCTCAAACCGAGGTTGCAAAAACCTTCCGCGATTCGGCCATCTTTCTAAGCTTCGGTTATCCCGAGGGATTTGGTCTACCTGCTGCAGAGGCCATGGCATCTGGTTGTATAGTGATAGGATTCCATGGTGGAGGCGGCAGGGAATTTTTCGATCCGAAATTTTCTTATCCCATCGAACAAGGCGATATTATAGATTTTGCCAAAACAGTCGAATTTGTCATAAAAAACTACCAGCAGCATCCCGAAAAGATGTTGGAAAAAGGACGCCTAGCAGCTGAATTTATTCGCAATACCTATTCGTTGGAAATTGAGGAAAAGGAAATCGTATCGGCGTGGCAAACCATACTTGCAAAATTTAACTCTGATTGAAACTTTATGAAGACAAGTCCCCGCCTTATCGCATTTCATTTGCCGCAATTTCATCCCACTCCGGAGAACGATGAGTGGTGGGGCAAGGGTTTTACAGAATGGACCAACGTTGCCAAGGCCAAGCCGCTGTATCCCGACCACTACCAGCCTCACGTACCGGCCGATCTGGGATTTTACGACCTCCGCTTACCCGAGGCGCGCCACGCCCAGGCCGAACTAGCCAGAGAATATGGTATCGAAGGATTTTGTTACTACCACTATTGGTTTGGCGACGGCAGACGTATGCTGGAACGACCGGTTAACGAAATTCTAGCCAGCGGTGAACCGAACTTTCCATTTTG
Above is a window of Methylomonas koyamae DNA encoding:
- a CDS encoding glycosyltransferase, translated to MTIYYLCPEHDTPAGGIRVIYQHVDILNRNGIAAYVVHNNPGFRVSWFENETSIVYWRNSPIERIRGKLKRRFYPDQVVELHIKGGKQATIGANDILVIPELYGPDLAWEYGKGIKKVILNQGCYLTFNGYSLNKKRLITPYHDPDTIATLVNSKNGEDYLKHVFPDLTLHRFRLSIDPNIFYFQAEKKKQLCFSRIKNQQDAMQVINILKFRGALEDFDIVPFINLPQTEVAKTFRDSAIFLSFGYPEGFGLPAAEAMASGCIVIGFHGGGGREFFDPKFSYPIEQGDIIDFAKTVEFVIKNYQQHPEKMLEKGRLAAEFIRNTYSLEIEEKEIVSAWQTILAKFNSD
- a CDS encoding glycosyltransferase family 4 protein, with protein sequence MNGNFGINVVGYVSSNVSLGITARHFIKLFLNRQIPVAIFDIDYKRAPNAREQEYQALTVNDPQQLPYSINLFFLSMGQLPGLFLHPPTGLFDGNRLNVGLIWCEETVLPRRYREALRLFDVVLAGSHFVKHVFDTNLSDVLTLDCIHPLFLPEGIRADRDKFGLPRDKLLFVSSFDPHHDPARKNPFGAVDAFLQAFPGISDDAGAPHLVVKLNNAEVTTPGCDPMRLVKELKTRCVGNPRVHFIAKSLSYPDVLSLYASCDIFVSMHRAEGLGLGPLECMALGKPVIATGWSGNMSFMRHTNSCLVGFDLVPYSGMAANGPDQLGKRALWAEPHIDEAADWMQQLASNPELRKKIGSQATSDAKAYHAASEQITFMSDLKAILEERAFLSRRQKSKLTDTAALRAAEAQFNYFGLPGFKRRCADILDKHILWRIKQTNSDGAA